The window CACGTTGGAGGCCGCGCTCAAGGCGCCCGAAGGCGGCGACTTTGGACACCTGTCCTGGCCGGACGCGGCAGCTCCTGCCGACGCACCTGGGGAGGACGTGGTGGCCGCGGGGGATCCGACTCCGAGCCGCGGCTCCGTgcgctcttcttcttcttcctcttttaaATCCGAATCCGTGAGAACGGGATCCACGTCCTTCGCAGGAGTTTCCCCCTTAAATCGCTCGCACGTCACTTCTCGCTGGTTCGATATTTGCTCTGCAGGAATCAGTTGACAGaagaagaagcaaaagaaaagtTACAGCGAACTCCCGGCACTTACAACACTGATTGCAAGATGATGTGTTCATGAATGTTACATGAGTTCATACTTTATGTGAGTGTTTATAATACGTgtacggttaaaaaaaaaaaaaaaaaaaaaaaaaacaaacacgtgGACGCGTAAAagcatattaataattattattatcaaagtatatttttaaacgacaacatttttgtaattaaaaaatgtaaacaagttGAATAAGAACTTATTCAATCAATTACAAGATATCATTTGGCACTTTAAAAagtgttctgtaaaaataataataataataataatcgtgcATTACAATAACGCTGCAAAGCAATCCAGGATTTACTGGTCGCACATAAAACATCTGACACATGATGTGTCACTAGCAATACTCTCCTGGTCCTGCTCGTCGAACTTTACAAGTGTTTAAAGCAATTGCGCCCTTATAAATAATAGAGCAGCGTTAAGCAGCAGTCAGTAGCAGCCAGTGAGAGCGGAGGAGAGCGAGATTAAAAATTCATCAATTTCATACGAACCCGACTCTGCGTCTGTGAGCTCCCCCTTCGCGCTCGGCTTGTgcgcttcctcctcctcgttcTTCTCCAGATCGATGttctcgtcctcctcctcatcctcgcTTCTGTTCCTGGGCGTCCAGGTCATCTTGTTCTCCTTCTTCAGGCGTCTCCTGGCGTTCGCGAACCAGGTGGACACCTGAGTGAGAGTCATTTTAGTGATGATGGCCAGCATGATCTTCTCTCCCTTGGTCGGGTACGGGTTCTTCCTGTGCTCGTTGAGCCAGGCCTTGAGGGTGGCCGTGGCGTCCCGCGTCGCGTTTTTCCGGTACGCGGGGTCCCCGTAGGGGTACGAGCTCAGGGGAGCCGCGTACGGGTGGTACCCGAGGGAGCCCGCCATTCCCGTCGGGTGTTCGTACGGAGAGCCctggagaagaagcaggaggagagagCAGAGGAACGAGAGAGAATAATGAACTTGAAGAATAATGCAGCAGAGCATATGccataatgcaataaaaatgaaataaatgcaaaaaaataaaataaagcgcACCGTGGAGCTGCATTTGCGATTACTGTTGTTTTATTATCAATACGTTTCAAAATATACTCAAtaacatgtattttttgtaGTTAATCACCCTTTTATAACGTGTTCGAACAATGTACTTAGCAGGCCCATAAGGTCTACTAGGGGatgattaattattattaataataaggaGTCTACAGAATGGCCTCTTGCCTAATACttatttattacaatatttattcGCAAAAGTGGAAGACACGTCGGGTATAATTCCCAGAACAgcactgcatttcatttgttcagCCTTAATTTCATTTATGGATCTAtcggtttatttttattattaataacttagGCATTACTCATCTATTATTAACTGAATCGACCTTATTTATGTCTGAGTTCCATAAATTTGATTCCAGCCGTTAACAGCGTCTCACTAAATAATGTAGAGAATCTTTccgtattattattgttattattatttttacgcATTGCTATTagaggaaatttaaaaaacgAAAAACGATGTAAAAGCCGAGAGAACAAGCTtaatgagctctgtgtgtgtgtgtgtgtgtgtgtgtgtgtgtgtgtgtgtgacagtgtgtgagtaaGCAGTCACAATGCAGCTGATGCTGTGACCACAACGTTGTAAAGAGGCTCCACAGTGAACACAGAAACTGACAGCTATTAAAGTGTGTTTTCGGACAACAGGAGGAGCCCCATTTTTTATCCcgtcaaatatttttttttaatcaacaaattaattttgatcaaatcagtgtttctcgAATGGACAAATCATTGAGAAAGTGGCGCCCTGGCTTCTCCATGAAAATATTGTTGCCGTACTGACCGTGGGGCCAAGAAGCGCGGAAGTGAGACGAACAAGGAGACgaagagcagcagaaaaacCGAGCGTCTCAGAGTAAACGGAAACTTTCCACGGGACCCACGGAGTTATGCAGCGCGGTGTCAGTGCGAGTGTCGCAGTGTGAGCGCGCGTTCCCGGACACACTCAGACTCACCACGTACGACGTGAACGTGGCCGCCGCCGGGTCCGTGCTGTACTGCAGCGGCGATCCGAACCCGGACGACGGGCTGCTGAACGCCGTGGATCCCGCGTAGGGCGCGAAGGCGGATCCGGACGGAGACCTGCCCAGCTCCTCGGTGCGCGGTCCCGAGATGACGCTCGCGCTGTACGCCGGGCACGAGTAGAGCGCGAGGGAGGCGGACGGCTGGTACAAGTAGCCCTGAGGATACGCCATGGTGCAGAAAACGCGGAGAACGAGCCACTGATCGGAGCCTCGTGTCCTCTAGTCGCGCGCGTACTTTCTCATCCGAGCCGTGGGGTCGCAGGGGCGGGCGGCCGGCCGCTCCTCTCCGCGCGCTCtcagtcaaaataaataaataacgcaGCGCTTTAGCGGAGATTTCTGACTGCTGTCAGCGGCACCTCATCGGCTCTCTGTAGTTGCGCTCAATGTTCTTTTTTGGTCGCACACCCTTTCCCTCATTCGATCCCCCTCcgcctctccctctccctctctctctctctctctctctctctcgctctcttcgCACACACTTGCttacacacactctgtgtcccccccccctctcctttCTCCTCGCGCTCTCTTTTTCTCATGCATTGCAGGATAAGTTTCTGCCGTGGAGAGGGcgtgaggtggggtggggggcggacTCTCTCTGCTTGGAAAATGTCCTGCCAGTATGCTAAGTTGGAAATGCAGCACTCCGACGCCCGCTGTGCGCATCACGCCCCTCCTAGTCAGCGAAGGAAAAAGGCTCGATCATGCTGCGTTACCACAGCTCAGCCTAATGATCGACCTCcatgcccccgcacccccacagCTCCGCAGCCCCGCAGCCCCTCTCACACTGCCGCCTTCGCCCTGTCTTCCCATTCCTTCTGCTGCTAACAAGACGCGCGCAGCACGGTGCCGACACAAGACCACTTTTGCATCTCACCCAGAAATGAAATACACTTTCTTGCACAATTATTCTTTCTGTTGGCTTGCTTCATTaaaatttcttcttcttattattattattactgttattattattattattgttattattattattattatcgcttTTGATGTTATTTCTCTTATGTTTTAAGAGTGTattcaattcattcattcattcactgtttCAATACAGGTCCGCGGTGATactattttcaggaaaaaattaatgaaatcacTTTGGCACCTTGTCTCATTAATTATGTTACACGTTGGTTCTGTTTTTCGGGAAAGATTAGTGACATGATTTTAAACGCTGTACTGTAGTGCCTGAGATATGTGACAGTTCCACAGTTTCACAGGTACTGACCAAAACTACAgaaaattgctcccgtaaaataagtaaatcagtCGATAAGAGAAATGTCTGATAGGCAACGGCTCTTTATTTTTTACGCAGTCATGTTTCCCGTTTTAATCAACAATGGTCTTTATGTCTAAAGGTATCACTAGAGCagaataagaaaattaaatcagaattttaaaaatcataagcGATTATAAAGAAATGGtaagaaaaagtgcaaaattttACACCAGTTGCACtgataataaaaacaaggaaCCAGTATTATTGcacattacacatttta of the Scleropages formosus chromosome 7, fSclFor1.1, whole genome shotgun sequence genome contains:
- the LOC108926242 gene encoding iroquois-class homeodomain protein IRX-5-like; its protein translation is MAYPQGYLYQPSASLALYSCPAYSASVISGPRTEELGRSPSGSAFAPYAGSTAFSSPSSGFGSPLQYSTDPAAATFTSYVGSPYEHPTGMAGSLGYHPYAAPLSSYPYGDPAYRKNATRDATATLKAWLNEHRKNPYPTKGEKIMLAIITKMTLTQVSTWFANARRRLKKENKMTWTPRNRSEDEEEDENIDLEKNEEEEAHKPSAKGELTDAESEQISNQREVTCERFKGETPAKDVDPVLTDSDLKEEEEEERTEPRLGVGSPAATTSSPGASAGAAASGQDRCPKSPPSGALSAASNVTSVIHCPSAASNKPKLWSLAEIATSSDRCKAGAELPQGPTAAPGALMCSSDSSPSRASPHCPFPHGTVLPRPIYYTSPFYPGYTNYGAFGHLHGASSGSSTGSCTGSSTGSSTHFSGLNQTVLSRAEALVRESRVRSQTQVDLSKDSPYELKKGMSTI